One Acetobacterium sp. KB-1 DNA segment encodes these proteins:
- a CDS encoding B12-binding domain-containing protein: protein MNPIFEEIKDAIVDGDEDLAIELAEKVVAEKIDPVQAVQLGFIKGIEEVGAAWTSGEAFLPDVMMAADAMKAGMDVLEDVLAAGEGEGAYEDKGKIVLGTVEGDIHDIGKNIVGALLTSAGFKVYDIGIDQKAEDFVAKADEIGAKIIAASALLTTTMKSQKVLVEYLDQKGLRDQYKIIIGGGPTSEKWGEDIGADGWAETADEAVELCKQLLG, encoded by the coding sequence ATGAACCCAATATTTGAAGAAATTAAAGATGCAATTGTCGATGGTGATGAGGATTTAGCAATTGAGCTGGCCGAAAAGGTTGTTGCCGAAAAAATCGATCCGGTTCAGGCGGTACAGCTTGGTTTTATTAAAGGAATTGAAGAAGTTGGGGCAGCGTGGACCAGTGGCGAAGCCTTTCTACCCGATGTAATGATGGCCGCTGATGCCATGAAAGCGGGAATGGATGTGCTGGAAGATGTTCTGGCAGCAGGAGAAGGCGAAGGCGCTTATGAAGATAAGGGTAAGATTGTTCTTGGCACCGTCGAAGGGGATATCCACGATATCGGGAAAAATATTGTCGGCGCGCTATTAACCTCTGCTGGTTTTAAAGTCTATGATATCGGCATCGATCAGAAGGCTGAAGACTTTGTAGCCAAAGCAGATGAGATTGGGGCTAAGATTATCGCTGCCAGCGCATTATTGACAACTACGATGAAGTCTCAAAAAGTACTGGTCGAATATCTGGATCAAAAAGGCTTGCGTGATCAATATAAAATTATCATTGGTGGCGGACCAACCAGTGAAAAATGGGGTGAAGACATTGGTGCTGATGGTTGGGCCGAAACAGCCGATGAAGCCGTGGAACTCTGCAAACAACTACTGGGATAG
- a CDS encoding methyl-accepting chemotaxis protein, which produces MRENGFSSSQRFVDRIEDNTEAVKTMNEMLETQIRSVGNIIFANRDRVNDEYLTQLSEQTGINPIYLYNPTGTIFNAAYGEYMGWTVPADHPIHDFMVSGATELMEEIRADSETGNLFKYGYVRNSSGEFIQAGVSADRVLELTEKFGYQALIDELVSDESIVYASFIDRDLIGVADNNKDDIGESYQDDETIKKVALDGEMSAKEFFDEVENANVYDVLYPVVINGELEGALNIGYSMNNVQAAITKNIMLIALAGLFVFLILGVILYKLSTSITKPIASVNHMIKEMGKGHLGIRLNMDAQDEIGEMAMTMDTFADELQNVVIGTMNQISSGDVSADIEEKDELDEITPALKHTIKTIRGLIEEATRLSQAAVAGKLETRGNTKAFEGGFKDIVEGVNATLDAVVGPINTAAEYVDRIGKGEIPEKITQTYAGDFDKLKLSINACIDGLGALKEGNRVLSLMSQNDLSQSIDTHYLGIYGEIGEGINAVHGQLVKIVNIANHIEDGELSDLRELKSIGKRSDNDTLIPSLIGMMENIVLLVEETQKMTATAVKGDLRFRGDQTRFTGEYAKVIEGFNETLDAVIRPISEASETLKELAAGNLNTSMRGDYQGDHAIIKEDMNQTIVNLKRYVNEITCTLEEISRGNLDQEITSVYTGDFLAIKEALNGISSSLSTTMTDIDVAAAHVEIGARQISDGGQALAQGTTEQASSIQELTASIEEVAGETKQNAIRASDANELAVRVRKNAEVGNGQMAKMISAMGDIDESSSNISKIIKVIDDIAFQTNILALNAAVEAARAGQHGKGFAVVAEEVRSLAARSAEAAKETTGLIEGSIEKVGVGTKIADQTAESLKEILDEIEKVTSLVGNIARASNDQAAEIAQITQGIEQVSEVVQTNSATAEESAASSEELSGQAEMLKVMVGAFKLKDQTKQRNESYLDKTDDKKEARSQPKIVLDDLELDKY; this is translated from the coding sequence ATGAGAGAGAATGGATTTTCATCATCGCAGCGTTTTGTTGATCGAATTGAAGACAATACTGAAGCCGTTAAAACCATGAATGAAATGCTAGAAACCCAGATTCGCAGTGTCGGAAATATCATTTTTGCCAATCGGGACCGGGTCAACGATGAATATTTAACACAGTTGTCGGAACAAACCGGAATTAATCCCATTTATCTGTATAATCCGACAGGAACTATTTTTAATGCCGCTTACGGTGAATATATGGGATGGACAGTCCCCGCCGATCACCCCATTCATGATTTTATGGTCAGCGGGGCAACAGAACTGATGGAAGAAATCCGAGCTGACAGTGAAACCGGTAATCTGTTTAAATATGGTTATGTGCGAAATAGTAGCGGTGAATTTATTCAAGCTGGAGTATCGGCTGATCGGGTGCTGGAATTAACTGAAAAATTCGGGTATCAGGCCTTGATTGATGAATTGGTGTCGGACGAGAGCATTGTTTATGCGAGCTTTATTGACAGAGATTTGATCGGCGTGGCGGATAACAACAAGGATGACATTGGCGAAAGTTATCAGGACGATGAGACCATAAAAAAGGTCGCGCTTGATGGTGAAATGAGTGCCAAAGAGTTTTTTGATGAAGTGGAAAATGCCAACGTTTATGATGTCTTATATCCCGTTGTGATCAATGGGGAACTCGAAGGGGCTTTGAATATAGGCTATTCGATGAATAATGTTCAAGCCGCAATCACAAAAAATATTATGCTCATTGCTCTGGCGGGATTGTTTGTTTTTCTCATTTTGGGAGTAATCTTATATAAACTGTCAACGTCAATCACCAAACCCATTGCCAGTGTGAACCATATGATCAAAGAGATGGGAAAAGGTCATCTGGGCATTCGCCTAAACATGGATGCACAAGACGAGATTGGTGAAATGGCCATGACCATGGATACCTTTGCTGATGAACTTCAGAATGTTGTCATTGGCACGATGAATCAGATTTCTTCGGGTGATGTTTCAGCCGATATTGAAGAAAAAGACGAATTGGACGAAATTACCCCGGCCTTAAAACACACCATCAAAACCATCCGCGGCTTAATTGAGGAAGCAACCCGCCTGTCTCAAGCTGCTGTGGCCGGTAAGCTCGAGACAAGAGGTAATACAAAGGCTTTTGAAGGTGGTTTTAAAGATATTGTTGAAGGCGTCAATGCCACGCTTGATGCTGTGGTTGGACCGATCAATACGGCAGCGGAATATGTGGATCGGATTGGAAAAGGAGAAATTCCGGAAAAAATTACGCAAACTTATGCCGGCGACTTTGATAAACTCAAGCTAAGTATCAACGCCTGTATTGATGGCTTGGGGGCCCTGAAAGAAGGGAATCGCGTGTTGTCATTAATGAGTCAGAATGACTTAAGTCAGAGTATTGATACGCACTATCTGGGGATTTATGGAGAAATAGGCGAAGGGATTAATGCGGTTCACGGACAGCTGGTAAAAATTGTCAATATTGCGAATCATATTGAAGACGGCGAACTCAGTGACCTAAGAGAATTAAAATCCATTGGTAAACGAAGCGACAATGATACCCTGATTCCGAGCTTGATTGGTATGATGGAAAATATTGTTTTGCTGGTGGAAGAAACCCAAAAAATGACTGCTACGGCAGTCAAGGGGGATTTGCGTTTCAGAGGTGATCAAACACGCTTTACCGGGGAGTATGCAAAAGTCATTGAAGGATTCAACGAGACGTTGGATGCTGTAATTCGTCCAATCAGCGAAGCGTCAGAAACGCTAAAAGAGCTGGCGGCAGGCAATTTAAATACATCAATGCGCGGCGATTATCAGGGGGATCATGCCATTATTAAAGAAGATATGAACCAGACCATTGTTAATTTAAAGCGTTACGTCAATGAAATTACTTGTACCCTTGAAGAAATAAGCCGGGGAAACTTAGATCAAGAAATAACCTCTGTTTATACCGGCGACTTTCTGGCTATAAAAGAAGCGTTAAATGGTATTAGTTCCAGTCTAAGTACAACCATGACGGATATTGATGTGGCCGCAGCGCATGTAGAAATTGGTGCCAGACAGATTTCAGATGGGGGTCAGGCACTGGCTCAGGGAACCACTGAGCAGGCCAGCTCAATTCAGGAATTGACCGCTTCCATTGAAGAAGTAGCTGGTGAAACCAAGCAGAATGCCATCCGAGCGAGCGACGCCAATGAGCTGGCAGTAAGAGTCCGAAAAAATGCCGAAGTTGGTAATGGGCAAATGGCAAAAATGATTTCAGCGATGGGGGACATTGATGAATCGTCCAGTAATATTTCTAAAATTATTAAGGTCATCGATGATATCGCCTTCCAGACAAACATTCTGGCGTTAAATGCTGCGGTTGAAGCAGCCCGGGCCGGGCAGCATGGCAAAGGTTTTGCTGTCGTTGCTGAAGAAGTTAGAAGCCTGGCAGCACGGAGTGCCGAAGCCGCCAAAGAAACGACTGGACTCATTGAAGGATCGATCGAAAAGGTTGGAGTCGGGACGAAAATTGCCGATCAAACAGCAGAAAGTTTAAAAGAAATATTAGACGAAATTGAAAAGGTGACCAGTTTGGTGGGGAACATTGCCAGAGCTTCCAACGATCAGGCCGCCGAAATTGCCCAGATTACCCAGGGCATTGAGCAGGTTTCCGAGGTGGTTCAAACGAATTCAGCGACTGCCGAAGAAAGTGCTGCATCCAGTGAAGAATTATCGGGGCAGGCAGAAATGCTTAAGGTGATGGTCGGAGCCTTTAAGCTTAAGGATCAAACCAAGCAGAGAAATGAGAGCTACCTTGACAAGACTGATGATAAAAAAGAGGCGCGATCGCAGCCAAAGATTGTTTTAGACGACTTGGAACTTGATAAATACTAG
- a CDS encoding BCCT family transporter yields the protein MMVFYISIGLILLFLIFGFLFPEQLLEITSQMFSFITNDLGWLYLATVLGILIFSLYLAFGRFGKIRLGSDDDRPEYSNFSWFAMLFSAGMGIGLVFWGVAEPVFHYAEPPMGIEPSSTESAMMAFRYTFLHWGLHPWAIYAIVGLALAYVTFRKKMPCLISSTLYPLLGEKTKGPIGQGIDILALILTVIGVATSLGMGALQVNGGLNTLFNVPNSIGSQVIIIAVITVLFLISAATGIDKGIKILSNTNIIIAVLLLLFLFLFGPTVFILDTFFVSLSGYIQNLLPMSLALSPFEKDPWVGAWTIFYWAWWLSWGPFVGTFIARISKGRTVKEFILGVIILPAVFCCLWFTVFGGTALYFEIFVGVDIVSQVINDMTVGLFATLSYLPMGKIVSFVATILIVTFFVTSADSATFVISMFSRNGDLNPDTKIKMIWGTLLSLMAIVLLFSGGLVAMRNTSIIMALPFLGIIILMCVAIFKAFNNE from the coding sequence ATGATGGTATTTTACATATCAATTGGTCTTATTCTGCTGTTTCTCATTTTTGGTTTTTTATTTCCGGAACAATTGCTGGAGATTACCAGTCAGATGTTTTCTTTTATCACCAATGATTTGGGCTGGCTTTATCTGGCAACGGTTCTGGGAATCTTAATTTTTTCTCTTTATCTGGCGTTTGGCAGGTTTGGAAAAATTCGCCTGGGTAGTGATGATGATCGTCCCGAGTATTCGAATTTTTCCTGGTTTGCCATGCTCTTTAGTGCTGGTATGGGGATTGGGCTGGTTTTCTGGGGTGTTGCTGAACCGGTTTTTCATTATGCCGAACCGCCGATGGGGATTGAACCGTCCTCTACTGAGTCAGCCATGATGGCTTTTCGCTATACTTTTTTACATTGGGGGCTTCACCCCTGGGCGATTTATGCTATCGTCGGATTGGCGCTGGCTTATGTTACCTTTCGAAAAAAAATGCCGTGTTTAATCAGTTCAACCCTCTACCCCCTGCTGGGTGAAAAGACCAAGGGGCCGATTGGACAGGGGATTGATATCCTGGCCTTGATTTTAACAGTAATTGGCGTTGCCACCTCCTTGGGGATGGGAGCCTTGCAAGTAAATGGTGGTTTAAATACCCTCTTTAATGTTCCCAACTCAATCGGCAGCCAGGTTATTATTATCGCTGTTATTACGGTTTTATTTTTAATCTCCGCGGCAACCGGTATCGATAAAGGCATAAAAATACTCAGCAACACCAATATTATTATTGCTGTGTTGCTGTTGCTGTTTTTATTTTTATTTGGTCCAACCGTTTTTATTCTCGACACCTTCTTTGTCAGTCTTAGCGGTTATATTCAGAACTTACTGCCAATGAGTTTGGCCTTATCACCGTTTGAAAAAGATCCCTGGGTTGGCGCATGGACGATTTTTTATTGGGCCTGGTGGCTTTCCTGGGGGCCGTTTGTGGGAACCTTTATTGCTCGAATATCGAAAGGCCGAACGGTGAAAGAATTTATTCTGGGTGTGATTATTCTGCCCGCCGTTTTTTGCTGTCTCTGGTTTACCGTTTTTGGCGGAACGGCCTTGTATTTCGAAATCTTTGTGGGTGTTGATATTGTTTCCCAGGTTATAAATGATATGACGGTGGGTTTGTTTGCCACCTTATCTTATTTGCCGATGGGGAAAATCGTCTCCTTTGTTGCAACGATACTGATTGTCACATTCTTTGTAACATCGGCAGATTCAGCAACTTTTGTCATCAGTATGTTCTCTCGAAACGGGGATTTGAATCCGGATACTAAAATTAAAATGATCTGGGGGACCTTGTTGTCATTAATGGCGATTGTACTGCTTTTTAGTGGTGGACTGGTCGCCATGAGAAATACCTCCATTATTATGGCACTGCCATTTTTAGGCATTATTATTTTAATGTGTGTGGCTATTTTTAAAGCGTTTAATAATGAATAG
- a CDS encoding BCCT family transporter: MQEKTTKNRTVLYISAAIAIVFVLASMLFTEGTTAVFNLLNSFITTSFGWLYLLAVGIFIVFAIGVAISPFGKIILGKDDDKPEFTNFQWFSMLFGGGMGIGLVFWSVSEPIMHYLSPPVGEGGTQAAMEIAMRTTFFHWGLHPWVVFAIGGLGLAYFQFRKDLPFLISSAFYPLIGEKIHGPIGKTIDILAVFATIFGVATSLGFGATQIATGLQYIWGIQSSPMVISIIIAVMTAIFTLATISGLHKAMQVAANIKIWLSIGFMVFIFIFGGSVFILNNFTNSLGAYLQNIVGQTFWMGNVEWLNGWTVFYWAWWIAWAPFVGQFVARVSKGRSIREFILAVALLPSGFSLIWIAIYGGAAFNLNAISGGAIEAAVSADYTTALYALLQQLPLYGITSILAIFLILICFVGAANSATYVLAMLTSDGDMDPDKKLRGGWGIAQGLITIMLILVGGTSALKALQTASIVAAFPYMLVMIVMCFSILKALKADYAETQLKLNKNGFKETGESLLAADVSNKG; encoded by the coding sequence ATGCAAGAAAAAACGACAAAGAATCGAACAGTGTTGTATATTTCAGCAGCAATCGCTATCGTTTTTGTATTAGCTAGTATGCTTTTTACTGAAGGTACTACAGCCGTATTTAATCTGTTAAATTCATTTATTACAACGTCTTTTGGATGGTTGTATTTATTGGCAGTCGGGATATTTATTGTGTTTGCCATCGGTGTTGCCATCAGTCCATTTGGAAAAATTATATTGGGTAAGGATGATGATAAACCTGAATTTACTAACTTCCAATGGTTTTCAATGTTATTTGGCGGTGGGATGGGAATTGGTTTGGTATTCTGGTCGGTATCGGAACCGATTATGCATTATCTGAGTCCGCCCGTTGGAGAAGGGGGAACTCAGGCAGCAATGGAAATAGCCATGCGAACCACCTTCTTCCACTGGGGATTGCATCCATGGGTAGTCTTTGCAATTGGCGGTTTGGGACTGGCATATTTTCAATTTAGAAAAGACTTGCCATTCTTGATCAGTTCAGCTTTCTATCCATTGATTGGTGAAAAAATACATGGACCAATCGGTAAAACGATCGACATTCTGGCAGTTTTTGCAACAATTTTCGGTGTCGCAACAAGCTTGGGTTTTGGAGCAACTCAAATTGCTACTGGTTTGCAATACATATGGGGGATTCAATCCTCGCCAATGGTGATTTCGATCATTATTGCTGTGATGACAGCAATCTTTACTTTAGCAACAATATCAGGACTGCATAAGGCAATGCAAGTCGCAGCTAATATAAAAATCTGGCTTTCAATTGGATTTATGGTTTTTATCTTTATTTTTGGCGGCAGCGTGTTTATTTTAAATAATTTCACGAATTCATTAGGCGCTTATCTGCAGAACATTGTCGGTCAAACTTTCTGGATGGGGAATGTTGAATGGTTAAACGGCTGGACCGTCTTCTATTGGGCATGGTGGATTGCCTGGGCTCCATTTGTGGGACAGTTCGTTGCACGTGTATCTAAAGGCAGAAGCATTCGCGAATTTATTTTAGCCGTAGCCTTACTTCCTTCTGGTTTTTCTCTGATTTGGATTGCAATTTACGGCGGTGCTGCATTTAATTTAAATGCAATCTCCGGTGGCGCAATCGAAGCGGCAGTTAGTGCCGATTATACCACCGCACTATACGCTCTTTTGCAACAATTACCACTCTATGGCATTACGTCAATCCTAGCGATTTTCCTGATTTTAATCTGCTTTGTTGGAGCAGCGAACTCAGCAACCTATGTTTTAGCGATGCTGACATCAGACGGAGATATGGATCCGGACAAAAAATTAAGAGGTGGCTGGGGTATTGCCCAGGGCCTAATCACCATTATGTTAATTCTTGTGGGTGGAACTTCAGCCTTAAAAGCCTTGCAAACAGCGTCAATTGTCGCGGCATTCCCCTATATGCTGGTTATGATTGTGATGTGTTTTAGTATTCTTAAAGCGCTAAAAGCTGACTATGCTGAAACCCAGTTAAAACTTAATAAAAATGGATTTAAAGAAACGGGCGAAAGCCTACTGGCAGCAGATGTTTCAAACAAAGGTTAA
- a CDS encoding tetrahydromethanopterin S-methyltransferase subunit H, which produces MFRFTADQFVYDINGTKIGGQPGEYPTVLIGSIFYRGHKITKDSEKGLFDETAAKDLLDKEAELSAETGNPRIVDVLGDTEVALTKHVEFVLKHTTSPILLDSPSPEVRIETLKHFANDPVAMSRIIYNSLEESCTEHELEVMKECGVKTAVVLAFSKKHLQPAKRVKLLIGDEKNEGLLTKAKRAGVEQFLIDPGVLDVASSSWTAMAIRDIKEQHGFPGGCASSNALYLWKKMRSKGSPYFEAAGASVFTFPLTHGADFILYGPMANAAWVYQAAATTDAMLSYCNKITGTKLGTLETPLMKIF; this is translated from the coding sequence ATGTTTAGATTTACAGCAGATCAGTTTGTTTATGATATTAATGGAACTAAGATTGGTGGACAGCCTGGGGAGTATCCCACCGTTTTAATTGGGAGTATTTTTTATCGCGGTCATAAGATAACCAAAGATTCAGAAAAAGGGTTGTTTGATGAAACAGCAGCCAAAGATTTACTGGATAAAGAAGCGGAACTATCAGCCGAAACCGGTAATCCCAGAATTGTCGATGTATTAGGGGATACCGAGGTCGCTCTGACCAAACATGTCGAGTTTGTCCTAAAGCACACCACTTCTCCAATTTTGCTTGACAGCCCCAGCCCGGAGGTGCGAATTGAAACACTCAAACATTTTGCTAACGATCCAGTGGCGATGAGTCGAATTATTTACAACTCATTGGAAGAAAGTTGTACCGAGCATGAGTTGGAAGTCATGAAAGAGTGTGGTGTTAAGACGGCGGTTGTTCTGGCCTTCAGTAAAAAACATTTACAGCCAGCCAAACGCGTGAAACTGCTGATCGGCGATGAAAAAAACGAAGGGCTGTTGACCAAGGCTAAACGAGCTGGTGTTGAGCAATTTCTGATTGATCCCGGGGTTCTGGATGTTGCCAGTAGCAGTTGGACGGCCATGGCAATCCGAGATATTAAAGAACAACATGGTTTTCCCGGTGGATGTGCTTCATCGAACGCCCTCTATTTATGGAAAAAAATGCGATCAAAAGGCAGTCCTTATTTTGAAGCGGCCGGCGCTTCGGTCTTTACTTTTCCATTGACTCACGGTGCTGATTTTATTTTATATGGACCAATGGCCAATGCCGCCTGGGTGTATCAAGCCGCTGCGACCACCGATGCGATGTTGTCTTATTGCAATAAGATCACCGGAACAAAACTGGGGACACTGGAAACACCGCTGATGAAAATTTTCTAA
- a CDS encoding S8 family serine peptidase produces MNNKLLKITRWLAIMIVFFLLFPAGSQAEDLVNPGSQSVLKTTPDDQSMSLNEGLQQGSETPTEIKTLEQIPEINTDENLDQQIVVIYKEGGEDNVKDLALTAETVVAGEQVSNRVDLIEVSEETDAEAMMANLAQNPNVLAVDKNDKIEVSALPSDPYVVSGAAWQFSRIGADQTWDQISNADPVVVAVIDTGLNLSHPDLIGNTVTGYDFVAGKPQVVDLSGHGTAVSGCIAAVTNNGVGTAGISGLANIKIAPYRAGGTYSGDTKLDVAYICAALLEAAKRPEVKVINLSFGGYGTFSSLAVAVNEAVSAGKIVVAASGNEGESWNVRVGQYSYPASYDHVISVGAINKDNLRASFSQYNDRVDLCAPGQSVLTTAKSGGYEYASGTSFSSPIVAGACAVLIAADPSLTAETVETILKSTALDLGTAGSDSYYGSGLIQLNTAVASITSNETTGITYRTHVQNVGWQGWRSDGQSSGTSGQSLRLEGIEIKTDKLGYNLGIEYQTHVQNIGWQGFKSDGQTSGTYGQSLRLEAIQIRLTGADAPNYDVYYRVHSQNYGWLDWAKNGASSGTQGKGLRLEAIEIKVVPKDAAPPGSTSRPFVI; encoded by the coding sequence ATGAATAATAAATTGTTAAAAATAACACGATGGCTGGCAATAATGATTGTTTTCTTCTTGCTGTTTCCAGCGGGAAGTCAAGCAGAAGACTTAGTTAATCCGGGTAGTCAATCCGTTTTGAAGACAACACCGGATGATCAGAGTATGTCGTTAAACGAAGGATTACAACAGGGAAGCGAAACACCCACTGAGATCAAAACCTTAGAACAGATACCAGAGATTAATACCGATGAAAACCTGGATCAGCAGATCGTTGTTATTTATAAAGAGGGTGGGGAAGATAATGTTAAAGACCTGGCTTTAACGGCCGAAACGGTTGTTGCCGGTGAGCAGGTCTCCAATCGGGTGGATCTTATTGAAGTCAGCGAAGAAACAGATGCAGAGGCCATGATGGCGAATCTGGCACAAAATCCTAATGTGTTGGCAGTGGATAAAAACGACAAAATCGAAGTGAGCGCCCTTCCTAGCGATCCCTATGTGGTGAGTGGTGCCGCCTGGCAGTTTAGTCGGATTGGTGCTGACCAGACCTGGGATCAGATTTCGAACGCTGACCCAGTAGTGGTGGCGGTCATTGATACCGGTTTAAATCTTAGTCATCCAGATCTTATCGGCAATACCGTTACGGGATATGATTTTGTAGCCGGAAAGCCCCAGGTTGTCGATTTGTCAGGTCACGGGACTGCGGTTAGCGGATGCATTGCAGCCGTTACTAATAATGGCGTTGGCACTGCCGGGATCTCCGGATTAGCCAATATAAAAATTGCCCCCTACCGGGCGGGTGGTACATACAGTGGCGATACTAAGCTGGACGTGGCTTATATTTGTGCGGCACTACTCGAAGCGGCAAAGCGGCCAGAGGTTAAGGTAATTAATTTGAGTTTTGGTGGTTATGGAACCTTTTCTTCTCTGGCGGTGGCTGTCAATGAGGCTGTCAGCGCCGGGAAAATCGTGGTGGCGGCTTCAGGAAATGAAGGCGAATCCTGGAATGTCCGGGTGGGTCAGTATTCCTACCCGGCATCTTACGACCATGTCATTTCAGTGGGAGCCATCAATAAGGACAATCTCCGGGCTTCGTTTTCGCAATACAATGACCGGGTGGATTTGTGTGCTCCGGGTCAATCTGTTTTAACCACCGCCAAAAGCGGCGGGTACGAGTATGCCAGTGGTACCTCTTTTTCCAGTCCCATTGTCGCTGGAGCCTGTGCGGTGCTGATCGCAGCCGATCCCAGTTTAACGGCTGAAACAGTTGAGACCATTCTTAAAAGCACGGCCCTGGATTTAGGAACAGCAGGCAGTGATTCTTACTATGGCAGCGGCTTGATTCAGTTAAATACAGCAGTAGCCTCGATCACTTCTAATGAAACAACAGGCATTACCTATCGCACTCATGTCCAGAATGTGGGCTGGCAAGGCTGGCGAAGTGATGGCCAGAGCAGTGGCACTTCCGGTCAGTCGTTACGGCTGGAAGGCATCGAAATCAAGACCGATAAATTAGGTTATAATCTTGGCATTGAATACCAGACTCATGTTCAAAATATTGGCTGGCAGGGTTTTAAAAGTGACGGCCAAACCAGTGGAACCTACGGTCAATCGCTACGATTAGAGGCCATTCAAATTCGGCTCACCGGAGCGGACGCACCCAACTATGATGTTTATTACCGGGTTCACAGTCAGAACTATGGTTGGCTGGACTGGGCTAAAAATGGCGCAAGTTCAGGAACGCAAGGGAAGGGCTTAAGGCTTGAAGCTATCGAAATAAAAGTTGTCCCCAAAGATGCTGCGCCGCCGGGATCAACTAGTCGACCGTTTGTTATATAA
- a CDS encoding sigma-54-dependent Fis family transcriptional regulator: protein MITNEMNHSPEYADYLKTLSSEFFLDILENSFIEVTVTDKDGNVLYANPACLEYHGIPAEKMWKLNFLTSFQGFWTPPSTATAIEKKHTIISRQRSLLTDEEHITITTPLYNPDHELVMLVYNTLKRESFVEFDLDYLNQEKLTDDEIKDKKGSREERTKASNNIVGRSYILYQTLHKLKKAAKSDIPILLLGESGVGKSLIAKFIHDCSPRKANPFISINCASIPDNLIESELFGYVPYAFTGASPKGKKGLVEMANHGTLFLDEIGELQPNIQVKLLDFLENQRFTSVGGLEKKMVNTRIITATNKNLEEQVAKNVFREDLYWRINGITQTVPSLRERRDDIFPIAQYYLKEYNKKYNQNKVFSNPVIEALIQYDWPGNVRQLKNAVEQMAVMSLGSVIGSDKLPEQVAAFVTKESINKKKIIFDDLVENYKRGIIEDYYEIYDNINDLADSLGLSQTTAYRLVNKYVKK from the coding sequence ATGATAACAAACGAAATGAACCATAGTCCGGAATATGCGGACTATCTAAAAACCCTTTCCAGTGAATTTTTTCTGGATATCTTGGAAAACAGTTTTATTGAAGTCACCGTAACCGATAAGGATGGTAATGTTCTTTACGCCAATCCGGCCTGTCTGGAGTACCATGGGATTCCGGCAGAAAAAATGTGGAAACTTAATTTTTTAACCTCCTTCCAGGGCTTCTGGACACCGCCGTCCACTGCCACTGCCATTGAAAAAAAACACACGATTATCTCCCGACAGCGCTCTCTCCTGACCGACGAAGAGCACATTACCATTACGACACCGCTTTATAATCCTGATCACGAATTGGTTATGCTGGTTTATAACACCCTAAAGCGGGAATCTTTTGTTGAGTTTGATCTGGATTACCTGAATCAGGAAAAATTAACCGATGATGAGATTAAAGATAAAAAGGGCTCTCGGGAAGAGCGGACCAAAGCGAGTAACAATATTGTTGGTCGCAGTTATATTCTCTACCAGACTCTGCACAAATTGAAGAAGGCCGCCAAATCGGATATTCCGATTTTACTGCTGGGTGAAAGTGGGGTAGGTAAAAGTCTGATTGCCAAATTTATTCATGATTGCAGCCCCCGCAAAGCCAATCCCTTTATTTCCATCAATTGTGCTTCGATTCCCGACAATCTTATTGAAAGCGAACTCTTTGGGTATGTTCCCTATGCCTTCACCGGCGCCAGCCCCAAAGGCAAAAAGGGATTGGTAGAAATGGCCAATCACGGTACCTTGTTTCTTGATGAAATCGGAGAACTCCAACCTAATATTCAGGTCAAACTCCTGGATTTCCTGGAGAACCAGCGCTTTACTTCGGTAGGGGGATTAGAGAAAAAAATGGTCAACACCCGAATTATTACCGCCACTAATAAAAATCTGGAAGAACAGGTCGCCAAAAACGTCTTTCGGGAAGACTTGTATTGGCGCATCAATGGGATCACCCAAACGGTACCATCACTACGGGAGCGGCGGGATGATATTTTCCCCATTGCCCAGTATTATCTAAAGGAATACAATAAAAAGTATAATCAGAACAAGGTTTTTTCTAATCCGGTTATTGAAGCCTTGATCCAATATGACTGGCCGGGAAATGTCCGTCAGCTAAAAAATGCCGTCGAGCAAATGGCAGTCATGAGTCTTGGCAGTGTTATTGGCAGTGACAAATTGCCTGAACAGGTAGCTGCCTTTGTAACAAAAGAAAGTATTAATAAAAAGAAAATCATTTTTGATGATCTGGTGGAAAATTATAAACGCGGAATTATTGAAGACTATTATGAAATTTACGACAATATAAACGATCTGGCCGATTCTTTGGGCTTAAGCCAAACCACCGCTTATCGTCTGGTTAATAAATATGTCAAAAAATAG